A window of Panicum virgatum strain AP13 chromosome 8K, P.virgatum_v5, whole genome shotgun sequence contains these coding sequences:
- the LOC120643401 gene encoding uncharacterized protein LOC120643401 has product MRESPSTQGEPSTSATVDDSCSADRVEDSQLFLSVPALNQAASYLAQTASFLTQCLPVPGYVGLSEEDQELVTLPPASAVDRLSVQTSSVVSTGTNSSLGQTDCSGSPSQENTGQMVPSHVFQNGASLFQGLVERARKTVRGSADDIGWLQRDQSLPTTEDGTARFLEILDSVRKNEHKLPDSVVYLLVPGLFSNHGPLYFVKTKAYFSKMGLACHIAKIHSESSVSKNAREIKEYIEEIYWGSRKRVLLLGHSKGGVDSAAALSLYWPQLKDKVAGLVLAQSPYGGSPVASDVLREGQLGDYVRLRKIMEILVSKVLKGDLQALEDLTYERRKEFLRQHPLPQEVPIVSFHTEASVTPSVLTALSHVAHLELPIAADGNFTRIPVVMPLSAAMAACSQLLVARYGEKSDGLVTRKDAEVPGSVVVRPERKLDHAWMVYSSLKEEPGDQADT; this is encoded by the exons ATGAGGGAATCACCTTCAACACAGGGGGAGCCATCTACGTCTGCTACG GTTGATGATAGTTGCTCAGCTGACAGGGTTGAAGATTCACAATTATTCCTCTCTGTACCCGCTTTAAATCAAGCTGCATCTTATCTTGCCCAGACAGCTTCATTTCTAACCCAGTGCCTCCCTGTACCTGGTTATGTGG GTCTATCTGAGGAGGATCAAGAGTTAGTAACACTGCCACCTGCATCGGCAGTAGACAGGCTTTCTGTTCAGACCTCTTCCGTAGTGTCTACTGGCACCAATTCATCCCTTGGTCAGACAGATTGCAGTGGAAGCCCCTCTCAAGAAAACACAGGTCAAATGGTGCCTTCACATGTTTTTCAGAACGGGGCTTCGCTGTTTCAAGG CCTTGTAGAGCGTGCACGGAAAACTGTTCGTGGTTCGGCAGATGATATCGGCTGGCTCCAGAGGGATCAAAGCTTACCTACAACTGAGGATGGGACAGCCAGATTCTTGGAGATCTTGGACTCTGTGAG AAAAAACGAGCACAAGCTACCTGATTCAGTTGTTTACTTGTTGGTTCCAG GTCTGTTTAGTAACCATGGACCACTTTACTTTGTCAAGACAAAGGCATACTTCTCCAAGATGGGTCTAGCTTGCCATATTGCCAAAATTCATAGTGAG TCTTCAGTAAGTAAAAACGCGCGAGAGATAAAGGAATACATAGAAGAAATATACTGGGGATCAAGGAAACGAGTGCTACTTCTCGGTCATAGTAAGGGCGGTGTAGATTCGGCTGCAGCCCTCTCCCTCTACTGGCCACAGCTGAAAGACAAAGTTGCAGGTTTGGTATTAGCTCAAAGTCCATATGGAGGAAGCCCAGTTGCTTCAGATGTCCTGCGAGAGGGGCAGCTTGGTGACTATGTCAGATTGCGTAAAATCATGGAGATTTTGGTATCCAAAGTCCTTAAG GGTGATTTGCAGGCTCTAGAAGATCTGACCTATGAAAGGAGGAAAGAATTCCTGCGACAGCATCCATTGCCTCAGGAGGTTCCCATCGTATCATTCCACACCGAGGCAAGCGTCACTCCTAGTGTGCTCACCGCGCTTTCTCATGTTGCGCACTTGGAGCTCCCGATTGCTGCCGATGGCAATTTCACCAGGATACCGGTTGTAATGCCACTTTCAGCTGCAATGGCAGCATGCTCTCAACTTCTGGTGGCAAGGTATGGTGAGAAAAGTGATGGTCTTGTGACGAGAAAGGATGCTGAGGTTCCTGGATCGGTCGTGGTCCGGCCAGAGAGGAAGCTAGACCACGCATGGATGGTGTATTCCTCTCTAAAAGAAGAGCCTGGCGATCAGGCGGACACATAG
- the LOC120643402 gene encoding RNA-directed DNA methylation 4-like isoform X1, which translates to MAAAAAPAGEASTSEPAAAREKPIVVRVKRKPSQTRPDAFWLDINERPSKKAMLDFSSLSISEPSSSSSSAKASEEQPRVKKLLVQHIETVHHSQAVEDVLHSLLLADSDTKEIKSKTKEWNDRIKQDKKPDQLRSAARQRHEDLGRNARFAQIWKSRKGEKDEADESLREICHLYDAVQVDPDEEKNPAEPRPCRITSFEEGAVLCNFLPLIREYLPSAAVEIESDIISLAQSEDSEVYDIYTVKEVDDTNMEDMSAASYPRLQVDDDEDECYDDDYPYETDDSNAEDNPLFDYPEELSEDEDDGSNDEDPFGDMEGSGSEYEKEEVEVEADKQW; encoded by the exons atggcggctgcggcggcgcccgccggcgaAGCCTCCACCTCGGAgcctgcggcggcgagggagaaaCCCATCGTCGTCCGGGTCAAGCGCAAGCCCTCGCAAACCCGCCCGGACGCTTTCT GGCTAGATATTAATGAAAGGCCATCCAAGAAGGCGATGCTCGATTTCTCCAGCCTCTCCATCTCCGAAccatcctcttcctcatccAGTGCTAAAG CTTCAGAGGAACAACCACGGGTTAAGAAGCTTCTTGTTCAACACATAGAGACAGTGCATCATTCTCAAGCCGTTGAAGATGTTTTGCACTCTCTTTTG CTTGCTGACTCAGATACCAAAGAGATAAAGAGCAAGACGAAGGAGTGGAATGACAGAATCAAGCAAGACAAA AAACCAGACCAGCTGCGGTCAGCAGCCAGGCAAAGGCATGAG GATCTGGGAAGAAATGCCCGCTTTGCACAAATATGGAAGAGTCGGAAAGGAGAAAAGGATGAAGCTGATGAATCACTGAGAGAAATATGCCATCTTTATGATGCTGTCCAAGTAGATCCGGATGAAGAGAAGAATCCAGCAGAACCACG TCCCTGCAGGATCACTTCTTTCGAAGAGGGTGCTGTTCTATGCAACTTTCTTCCACTTATACGGGAGTACTTGCCATCAGCTGCTGTGGAAATCGAGTCAGATATTATTTCATTGGCGCAATCAGAAG ATTCAGAAGTTTATGACATCTATACTGTCAAGGAGGTGGATGATACAAACATGGAGGATATGTCAGCAGCTTCATATCCACG GTTACAAGTGGATGATGACGAAGATGAATGCTATGATGATGACTACCCCTATGAAACAGATGATTCAAATG CGGAAGACAATCCACTTTTTGATTATCCTGAAGAATTGTCAGAGGATGAGGATGATGGTAGCAACGATGAGGATCCTTTTGGAGACATGGAAGGTTCTGGCTCTGAGTACGAAAAGGAAGAAGTAGAGGTGGAAGCCGACAAGCAATGGTGA
- the LOC120643402 gene encoding RNA-directed DNA methylation 4-like isoform X2, with amino-acid sequence MAAAAAPAGEASTSEPAAAREKPIVVRVKRKPSQTRPDAFWLDINERPSKKAMLDFSSLSISEPSSSSSSAKASEEQPRVKKLLVQHIETVHHSQAVEDVLHSLLLADSDTKEIKSKTKEWNDRIKQDKKPDQLRSAARQRHEDLGRNARFAQIWKSRKGEKDEADESLREICHLYDAVQVDPDEEKNPAEPRITSFEEGAVLCNFLPLIREYLPSAAVEIESDIISLAQSEDSEVYDIYTVKEVDDTNMEDMSAASYPRLQVDDDEDECYDDDYPYETDDSNAEDNPLFDYPEELSEDEDDGSNDEDPFGDMEGSGSEYEKEEVEVEADKQW; translated from the exons atggcggctgcggcggcgcccgccggcgaAGCCTCCACCTCGGAgcctgcggcggcgagggagaaaCCCATCGTCGTCCGGGTCAAGCGCAAGCCCTCGCAAACCCGCCCGGACGCTTTCT GGCTAGATATTAATGAAAGGCCATCCAAGAAGGCGATGCTCGATTTCTCCAGCCTCTCCATCTCCGAAccatcctcttcctcatccAGTGCTAAAG CTTCAGAGGAACAACCACGGGTTAAGAAGCTTCTTGTTCAACACATAGAGACAGTGCATCATTCTCAAGCCGTTGAAGATGTTTTGCACTCTCTTTTG CTTGCTGACTCAGATACCAAAGAGATAAAGAGCAAGACGAAGGAGTGGAATGACAGAATCAAGCAAGACAAA AAACCAGACCAGCTGCGGTCAGCAGCCAGGCAAAGGCATGAG GATCTGGGAAGAAATGCCCGCTTTGCACAAATATGGAAGAGTCGGAAAGGAGAAAAGGATGAAGCTGATGAATCACTGAGAGAAATATGCCATCTTTATGATGCTGTCCAAGTAGATCCGGATGAAGAGAAGAATCCAGCAGAACCACG GATCACTTCTTTCGAAGAGGGTGCTGTTCTATGCAACTTTCTTCCACTTATACGGGAGTACTTGCCATCAGCTGCTGTGGAAATCGAGTCAGATATTATTTCATTGGCGCAATCAGAAG ATTCAGAAGTTTATGACATCTATACTGTCAAGGAGGTGGATGATACAAACATGGAGGATATGTCAGCAGCTTCATATCCACG GTTACAAGTGGATGATGACGAAGATGAATGCTATGATGATGACTACCCCTATGAAACAGATGATTCAAATG CGGAAGACAATCCACTTTTTGATTATCCTGAAGAATTGTCAGAGGATGAGGATGATGGTAGCAACGATGAGGATCCTTTTGGAGACATGGAAGGTTCTGGCTCTGAGTACGAAAAGGAAGAAGTAGAGGTGGAAGCCGACAAGCAATGGTGA